In Cryptomeria japonica chromosome 10, Sugi_1.0, whole genome shotgun sequence, a genomic segment contains:
- the LOC131054448 gene encoding U-box domain-containing protein 21 produces MKGLDVEVTVPTYLRCPISLELMKDPVTLCTGITYDRQSIETWLDSGNNVCPVTNQILHTHDAIPNHTLRRFIQDWCVANSAQRIPTPKAPLDQAQLSAILAEISAGEKESIRKLRRLGKESERNKRCIVSSNASSVLASVFAKHSTKALNRSQQALEICEEALGALAITFPLNSPTLDLLVLFNPISCLVCILRESNPEGKNSAVALLQEMVSKDKYRDMIGGTDGLTEGLVGLLREPICPAATKASLATIYNIALRKKYRSKVVQAGAIPLLVEMLVQADRGICERALLALDILCNCTEGRLAACGNALTVAVVAKKILRESDLASQLAVSILWNICQNSSDGGAVVEAVHAGAFDKLLVLMQVGCSDRTKDKATKLLKLLNAHTHDLDCAHTIHMHFVKRSY; encoded by the coding sequence ATGAAGGGACTGGATGTTGAGGTAACAGTGCCGACCTATCTGAGATGCCCGATTTCGCTGGAGCTAATGAAGGATCCTGTGACTCTCTGCACCGGAATTACTTACGATCGACAAAGCATTGAGACCTGGTTAGATTCCGGCAACAATGTCTGCCCCGTCACAAATCAGATTCTGCATACCCACGACGCAATTCCAAATCATACTCTCCGCCGGTTTATTCAAGATTGGTGTGTTGCCAACAGTGCCCAACGGATTCCTACGCCCAAGGCGCCTCTTGATCAGGCCCAGCTCAGTGCAATTCTCGCAGAGATTTCGGCCGGCGAGAAGGAATCGATACGTAAGCTGAGAAGACTGGGGAAGGAAAGCGAGAGGAATAAAAGATGCATTGTTTCGTCAAATGCATCTTCTGTTCTCGCATCAGTTTTTGCCAAACACAGCACAAAGGCTTTGAATCGGTCGCAACAGGCTTTAGAGATTTGCGAAGAGGCTCTCGGGGCCCTGGCTATCACTTTTCCCTTGAATTCTCCGACCCTGGATTTGCTCGTCTTGTTTAATCCCATTTCGTGCCTTGTTTGCATTCTTCGGGAAAGTAATCCAGAGGGGAAAAACAGCGCTGTTGCGCTTCTTCAAGAAATGGTTTCCAAGGATAAGTACAGAGACATGATAGGAGGAACAGATGGACTAACGGAGGGACTAGTGGGGCTTCTGAGAGAACCCATATGCCCAGCGGCTACAAAAGCAAGCCTTGCGACTATTTACAACATTGCTTTGAGGAAAAAGTACAGGAGCAAAGTTGTACAAGCAGGGGCTATTCCTCTTCTGGTGGAGATGCTTGTACAGGCAGACAGGGGCATTTGTGAGAGGGCATTGCTGGCGCTTGATATCCTTTGCAATTGCACGGAAGGCCGATTGGCTGCATGTGGCAATGCTTTGACTGTAGCAGTGGTTGCGAAGAAAATATTGAGAGAATCAGATTTGGCGAGCCAGCTGGCAGTTTCTATTTTGTGGAATATTTGCCAGAATTCTTCTGATGGTGGAGCTGTGGTGGAGGCTGTGCATGCAGGCGCCTTTGACAAGCTGTTGGTGTTAATGCAGGTGGGATGTTCTGATAGAACTAAGGATAAAGCAACTAAGCTGCTCAAACTTCTCAACGCGCATACACATGATTTGGATTGCGCGCACACAATCCATATGCATTTTGTCAAGCGTTCTTACTGA